The Gasterosteus aculeatus chromosome 17, fGasAcu3.hap1.1, whole genome shotgun sequence genome includes a window with the following:
- the npffl gene encoding pro-FMRFamide-related neuropeptide FF like translates to MDTAAMVTLLALVVATAGVSRALHIQGGLDKNDALPDSEENMADHLLGLESENTGDAIDDRLLTAVLRALLLGSQRETRNSVLHQPQRFGRGSRRQAESEDQLHSAPGQIWSMAVPQRFGKK, encoded by the exons ATGGACACAGCTGCGATGGTGACTCTTCTGGCTCTGGTCGTGGCGACGGCTGGCGTCAGCCGGGCGCTTCACATCCAAGGCGGCCTGGACAAGAATGACGCGCTGCCAGACTCAGAGGAGAATATGGCCGACCACCTGCTGGGGCTG GAGAGCGAAAACACAGGGGACGCCATCGATGACCGTCTACTGACTGCAGTGCtgagagctctgctgctgggaTCTCAGAGGGAAACCAGGAACTCTGTCCTCCATCAGCCACAGAg GTTTGGCCGCGGCTCCAGAAGGCAGGCAGAGTCGGAGGATCAGTTACATTCTGCCCCGGGTCAGATCTGGAGTATGGCGGTGCCCCAGAGATTCGGCAAGAAATGA